AGGATCGAAAGATCGTGGGCGCGGGCGGCCAGCAGGCACAGGCCCAGGGAGGTGAGCATGGGCAGCCGCAGCTGAGTGTGGTGCGCGTGAAGATCCTTGGTGAGGTCCGAGGTGCCCATCACCAGACAGCGGACGCGCGGGCTGGCACCGGCGATCTCCTTCGCCGAAAGCACGCCGATGGGCGTTTCCATCATGCACCAGATGCCCACGCTGTCCGGCGCGCCGTGCTGCTTCATCAGGGCCTCCACCTCTTGAACCTGCTCCGCGGAGTCCACCTTGGGCACCAGGATGGCCCCTGGCGCGGCGGCCGATGCGGCCTTCAGATCCTCTGCGCCCCACGGCGTGGACAGCGCATTGATGCGGATGATGAGCTCGCGCCGGCCGTAGCCGCCGTCCTTGACGTTCTTGCACACGAGCTCCCGCGCGGCGCCCTTGGCGTCGGGCGCGGTGGCGTCCTCCAAGTCCAGGATCAGGCCGTCGGCAGGGAGTGTCTTGGCCTTCTCTTGCGCGCGGGCATTGCTGCCCGGCATGTACAGCACACTGCGGCGGGGGACGATCGGCGTGGTCATGCGCGCCGTAATACCACGCGCGGAACGCGACGGGGATCGCGCCGAACCAACAAGAAAATCAGAACACGAGGCCCAGGGTGTTGTTCAGCTCGGCGTCGGTGCGCTGGACGCCGGTGGGGGGCTCGCTGTCGTAGCGGAGGGTGAAGGTGAGGCCGGCGGTGAGCAGCTTGGAAATGGCGAACTTCGCCGCGGTGACGCTGAGCACTCGGTAGTCCGACGGCTCGTCGAAGCGCGGCTGGAAGTAGGTGGTGGAGACCAGCGTCACGCGGTCGTCGGGTTGGGCCAAGAGCGAGAGGTAGCTGCTGGAGCGGTGGGCGAGGGGAGCGCTGTCGTCGCCGGAGCCGGCTTGCACGTCCAGGGTTTCCGACTCGAGCATGTAGGCAGTGCCCAGGTAGGCGGCGAGGGGCTCGCCCTGCATGAGGGCGAAGCGGGGCCCGGTCCCCAATAGCTTGCGGAAGGTGAGGCGGCGGAAGCGATCGTGCTCTACCTGGGCGAAGACCTCCCACCACCAGCGGGTGGCGAGCGTGAAGTTGTAACGAGCGTGGGCGAAGTAGCGTGCGAGCTGGACGCTGCCGTTCAGCCGCGAATAGTCGCCGTTCAGGGCGAGGAAGCCGAAGTGCGGCTCGCTCCGCCCTCCGATCAAGGCGTCTCCGCCGGCGGTGAGCCCCTCGCTGTTGCCGAGCCGGCCGGCGAAGCGCGCATCGACGCTGCCGCCCAAGCCGTCGTCCTCTAGCTTGGCGCGCATCGGCTCGACGTTGACTTGGGCGGCGGCGGGCCTGGCAAAGGCAAGGCCCAGGACGACCAACGAACGACCGATCGCCTTCTTTCGAGGCGTGATCATCAGCGTTCGTCTCTAACCGAGACTGTTGAGCTTCTCAACACCACCAACGTTGAAGACTTCAACACATGTCCCTGAGGACGGCGGTGATGGACGGCTTTTGTGTGGTGTTTTTCGTCGGGGATCGTTGGCACGGCTGGTGCACTAGGAGCGGCACAGGAGAGTGCCATGACGACCCCCAAAGAGAACAACCACTCGTTCAAAGACACCTTCATCGTCGCGGGGCTCACCCTCCTCGTCTTCGCGCTGCTGCCGCTGATCGCGGCTCTGGGGCTCGCGTTCCAGTTCGTGTTCGTAGCGGTCGCTCCCGTTGCCCTGGTGGGTACCGTAGCCTACGCGCTGTTTACCAAGGCGGAACCGATCATCGCGATGATTCGCGGCATCCAGGTTCCGTCAGACGTCAAGTTCTGGCGTGGACACACCTGGGCGCGCAAGGTCGCTCCCAAGTGCGTGGTCGTGGGCGTGGATGACTTCGCGCAGCGGCTCATCGGACCGGTCGAGTCCGTCGAGACCGTGGCCGAGGGAAACGAGGTCGCGGCGGGTGACGTCATCGCGACGATTCACCGCCACGGTCGTGCCATCCCCGTCGCGGCTCCGATCGCCGGAACCGTGACCAAGGTGAACCCGGTGCTGGTCAGTGAGCCCGGCGCC
This region of Polyangiaceae bacterium genomic DNA includes:
- a CDS encoding CoA ester lyase → MTTPIVPRRSVLYMPGSNARAQEKAKTLPADGLILDLEDATAPDAKGAARELVCKNVKDGGYGRRELIIRINALSTPWGAEDLKAASAAAPGAILVPKVDSAEQVQEVEALMKQHGAPDSVGIWCMMETPIGVLSAKEIAGASPRVRCLVMGTSDLTKDLHAHHTQLRLPMLTSLGLCLLAARAHDLSILDGVYLDLDDAEGFRASCAQGLELGFDGKTLIHPKQVEAANEVFAPTEQDVTDAREIIEAHKKASAEGAGVVVVKGKLVESLHVANAERLVALAEAIRG
- a CDS encoding DUF481 domain-containing protein, with protein sequence MITPRKKAIGRSLVVLGLAFARPAAAQVNVEPMRAKLEDDGLGGSVDARFAGRLGNSEGLTAGGDALIGGRSEPHFGFLALNGDYSRLNGSVQLARYFAHARYNFTLATRWWWEVFAQVEHDRFRRLTFRKLLGTGPRFALMQGEPLAAYLGTAYMLESETLDVQAGSGDDSAPLAHRSSSYLSLLAQPDDRVTLVSTTYFQPRFDEPSDYRVLSVTAAKFAISKLLTAGLTFTLRYDSEPPTGVQRTDAELNNTLGLVF
- a CDS encoding glycine cleavage system protein H, encoding MTTPKENNHSFKDTFIVAGLTLLVFALLPLIAALGLAFQFVFVAVAPVALVGTVAYALFTKAEPIIAMIRGIQVPSDVKFWRGHTWARKVAPKCVVVGVDDFAQRLIGPVESVETVAEGNEVAAGDVIATIHRHGRAIPVAAPIAGTVTKVNPVLVSEPGAVNSSPYGRGFIAEIAPVEKGLKGLARGGKAMRWMRDEVDRLVMLAQGGVPVASLPDGGELVGDVSATVDEETWQRLVTAFFES